One genomic region from Anoplopoma fimbria isolate UVic2021 breed Golden Eagle Sablefish unplaced genomic scaffold, Afim_UVic_2022 Un_contig_8979_pilon_pilon, whole genome shotgun sequence encodes:
- the LOC129116761 gene encoding sterile alpha motif domain-containing protein 9-like, protein MESDGDNIMLMQNLLSEYVKQNPTSTNTQLFSFLALLNAYVPDSYLLMSECQQILGPPDPIHGGPPFEERMEPFPLFVGISSTNPEHVCMVHPIFAQCAVKVLAALGISRSATVKNFMFSLCGDQPQPHILQFIKDLLTKREFGEKGKDKFSRLIEDIGEEENFDNAVSVLVTASNKLTQYPIYPQTLSRLIEEKIGC, encoded by the exons ATGGAGTCAGATGGGGACAATATTATGTTAATGCAGAATTTACTTTCAGAGTATGTGAAACAAAATCCAACGTCCACCAACACGCAACTGTTCTCTTTTTTGGCGCTGCTGAACGCATACGTTCCTGATTCCTACCTCCTGATGTCTGAGTGTCAACAGATCCTTGGACCACCCGATCCCATCCACGGAGGCCCCCCCTTTGAAGAAAGAATGGAGCCTTTTCCATTGTTTGTGGGCATATCCAGTACAAACCCTGAACATGTTTGTATGGTTCACCCAATTTTTGCACAGTGTGCTGTGAAGGTACTAGCTGCCTTAGGGATTTCCAGGAGTGCCACAGTGAAGAACTTCATGTTCTCACTTTGTGGAGATCAGCCCCAACCACATATACTCCAGTTCATCAAAGATTTGCTGACAAAGAGAGAATTTGGAGAAAAGGGTAAAGATAAGTTCTCAAGGTTGATTGAAGATATAGGTGAGGAAGAGAATTTCGACAACGCTGTGTCCGTCTTGGTAACTGCATCAAATAAATTGACACAATACCCCATTTACCCCCAAACCCTTTCCCGGCTCATCGAGGAGAAGATCG GATGCTAA